The Deltaproteobacteria bacterium nucleotide sequence GAACGTGCGCGCGATGCCGCTTTCGACAATGGCGTGGGTGGGGAGGCCGACCAGATTCCGCCCATCGAAGAGAACCGTGCCCGTGTTGGGCTGGTAATTTCCGGTGATGAGGTTGAAGACCGTGGTTTTTCCCGCGCCGTTGGGGCCGATGAGGCCGACGATGGAATCGTGCTCCACGGTGAAACTGACGTCGTTGACGGCCATGAGGCCACCAAAAGATTTGGTCAGATTGTCGATCTGGAGCAAGGTCATCGGGAACCTCCAGCCGGCGGGGCGGACACTAGATAGCGCTTGGGGCCTGGCGGGAGCAGTCCCTGGTTGCGGAAGATCATCATCAAAACCATGGCCGCGCCAAATACAAGCATGCGGTATTCAGCCAGGCCTCGAAAAATTTCCGGCAGGCCGACCAACAGGAACGCGCCCAGGATAACACCCGGGATGCTGCCCGCCCCCCCGAGAATGACGATGGTGAACAGAATGACTGATTCGGCGAAAGAGAAGGATTCCGGAGCAATGATGGTCATTTTCGCGGCGTAAAGCGTGCCGCACATACCGGCCCAGACCGCGCCGATGACAAAGGCCACCAGCTTGTGGTGGGCGACATTGATGCCGCTGCCGCCGGCCGCGACTTCATCTTCCTTGATGTACAGCAGGGCGCGGCCGAATCGGGAATGTTCCAGTCGCAGCAACAGAAAGATGGTCAGGGCCGCGAACCCCCAAATCAGGTAAAAGAACTGTTCGGGCTTGGCGATTTTGTAGCCGAAAAAGGTCGGGCGGCTGATGCCGAAGATGCCATTGGCTCCGCCGGTGATACCAAAAACGTTGTTGATTAGGGCGATGCGCACGATTTCGACAATGCCGATGGTCACGATGAGCAGATAATCCCCGCGCAGATGGATGATGGGTCTGGCCACGATCAGGGCGAAAACGCCGGCTGTCAGCCCTGCCAGGGGCATGAGCCAGAGCACCGGGATGCCGTACATGGTGTTCAGAATGGCGACCGTGTAGGCGCCTATGGCGTAGAAGGCCGCGTGCCCCATGTGAAACAAGCCGGCGTGGCCCAGGATGACATTCAGACTCAGGGCGAGGATGGTGTAGAGCCCGACATTGTTGATGACG carries:
- a CDS encoding ABC transporter ATP-binding protein; translated protein: MTLLQIDNLTKSFGGLMAVNDVSFTVEHDSIVGLIGPNGAGKTTVFNLITGNYQPNTGTVLFDGRNLVGLPTHAIVESGIARTF
- a CDS encoding branched-chain amino acid ABC transporter permease, producing MNKSFLFIGFAAVMAVCPLFLDAYWTDVINNVGLYTILALSLNVILGHAGLFHMGHAAFYAIGAYTVAILNTMYGIPVLWLMPLAGLTAGVFALIVARPIIHLRGDYLLIVTIGIVEIVRIALINNVFGITGGANGIFGISRPTFFGYKIAKPEQFFYLIWGFAALTIFLLLRLEHSRFGRALLYIKEDEVAAGGSGINVAHHKLVAFVIGAVWAGMCGTLYAAKMTIIAPESFSFAESVILFTIVILGGAGSIPGVILGAFLLVGLPEIFRGLAEYRMLVFGAAMVLMMIFRNQGLLPPGPKRYLVSAPPAGGSR